One genomic window of Pelmatolapia mariae isolate MD_Pm_ZW linkage group LG5, Pm_UMD_F_2, whole genome shotgun sequence includes the following:
- the rpn2 gene encoding dolichyl-diphosphooligosaccharide--protein glycosyltransferase subunit 2 isoform X2 — translation MDRSRLFGLFLLSLALSGAQALTPSHYLSLSDVARLQNLLSQQFTDLESAYYSVVGLTKLGATVPDHEDVCQFVKSQLDSTSVDSLFFAAEISRAISGCEIPVSNETRDLLLAAVSEDSTMTQIHRAVSALSSLGLPLASQEVVGSLTARINKEDNVMAITMALQTASQLSQQAELGGILEEIEDLTARLDDLGGLYLQFEEGLEATAMFVTAAYSLSDHVDMEPPIKEDQVIQLVNSIFSKKSWDSLAEAFSVASAAAALSGNRFHVPVVVTAQGPATVSHSQPTLQLLVTDVMSQPLDSANVVVESAYAVASKTAILNQAPFTINDGVFELNFMSSQPASGYYQFTIAVTGDSRLVANHVELKVKVSTEVAVTNMDLSVVDKDQSIGTKTTRVDYPSKAKSSFTADSHQNFAMSFQLVDVNTGVELTPHQTFVRLHNQKTGQEVVFVAEPDSKNLYKFELDTAERKSEFDSISGTYSLNLIVGDATLENPILWNVADVILKFVDEEAPATVQPKTLYVPKPEIQHLFREPEKKPPTVVSNTFTALILSPFLLLLILWVKLGANISSFSFSPSTILFHLGHAAMLGLMYVYWTHLNMFQTLKYLAIIGGVTFLAGNRMLAQKAVKRNQKK, via the exons ATGGACCGGTCTA GGCTGTTCGGGTTGTTCCTTCTCAGCCTGGCTCTTTCCGGAGCTCAGGCGCTCACACCATCACATTACCTCTCCTTGTCTGATGTGGCCCGACTGCAGAACCTCCTGAGCCAGCAGTTCACTGACCTGGAGTCCGCATACTACTCAGTTGTAGGTCTAACCAAGCTGGGAGCAACAGTTCCCGATCACGAA gatGTGTGCCAGTTTGTGAAATCTCAGCTTGATTCCACTAGTGTTGATTCACTCTTCTTTGCTGCTGAGATCAGTCGTGCCATTTCAGGATGTGAG ATCCCTGTATCCAATGAAACCCGCGACCTCCTCCTGGCTGCAGTCAGTGAAGATTCGACCATGACTCAGATTCATCGGGCTGTGAGTGCTCTCAGCTCTCTTGGGCTTCCTCTTGCTTCCCAGGAAGTTGTAGGTTCCTTGACAGCCCGGATCAACAAAGAGGATAATGTTATGGC CATCACCATGGCTCTGCAAACAGCATCCCAGCTTTCCCAGCAGGCAGAGCTCGGAGGAATACTGGAAGAAATTGAG GATCTGACAGCTCGCTTGGATGACCTCGGTGGCCTCTACCTCCAGTTTGAAGAGGGACTCGAAGCAACCGCCATGTTTGTGACCGCTGCTTATTCCCTGTCAGATCACGTGGACATGGAGCCTCCTATCAAAGAG GATCAGGTCATCCAGCTGGTGAATTCTATCTTCAGCAAGAAATCCTGGGActctctggctgaggctttcAGTGTGGCAAGCGCCGCCGCTGCTCTGTCCGGCAACCGCTTCCACGTACCGGTAGTCGTCACTGCTCAGGGCCCAGCTACTGTTTCCCACAGCCAGCCAACCCTGCAG CTCCTTGTCACTGATGTCATGTCTCAACCACTAGACTCAGCCAACGTAGTGGTGGAATCTGCATACGCTGTGGCCTCGAAGACTGCCATTCTCAACCAAGCACCATTCACAATTAATGA cGGCGTCTTTGAACTGAACTTCAtgtccagccagccagccagcggATATTACCAGTTCACCATTGCGGTGACCGGGGACAGCCGGCTGGTTGCCAATCATGTCGAG CTTAAAGTGAAGGTGTCCACAGAGGTGGCTGTGACCAACATGGACCTCTCTGTGGTGGATAAGGACCAGAGCATCGGCACAAAGACCACCAG GGTGGACTATCCTTCCAAAGCTAAGAGCTCCTTCACAGCAGACAGCCACCAGAACTTTGCCATGTCCTTCCAGCTGGTTGATGTTAACACTGGAGTGGAGCTCACACCTCACCAG ACCTTTGTACGGCTGCACAATCAGAAAACTGGCCAGGAGGTCGTGTTTGTGGCCGAACCCGACAGCAAGAACCTGTACAAGTTTGAGTTGGACACAGCCGAGCGGAAATCGGAATTCGACTCCATCTCTGGCACCTATTCTCTCAACCTCATCGTTGGAGACGCCACTTTAGAGAATCCCATCCTGTGGAACGTG GCCGACGTCATTCTGAAGTTCGTGGATGAGGAGGCCCCGGCAACAGTTCAACCTAAGACTCTTTATGTACCCAAACCAGAGATTCAG CATCTGTTCAGGGAACCTGAGAAGAAGCCCCCCACAGTGGTTTCCAACACCTTCACTGCACTCATCCTGTCTcccttcctgctgctgctcattctg TGGGTCAAGCTCGGCGCCAACATCTCCAGCTTCAGCTTCTCTCCGAGCACCATCCTGTTCCATCTGGGACACGCAG CCATGCTGGGCCTGATGTACGTCTACTGGACCCACCTGAACATGTTCCAGACTCTGAAGTACCTGGCAATCATCGGCGGTGTAACTTTCCTTGCTGGAAACCGCATGCTGGCCCAGAAAGCAGTGAAGAG aaatcagaaaaaatag
- the rpn2 gene encoding dolichyl-diphosphooligosaccharide--protein glycosyltransferase subunit 2 isoform X1, protein MDRSRLFGLFLLSLALSGAQALTPSHYLSLSDVARLQNLLSQQFTDLESAYYSVVGLTKLGATVPDHEDVCQFVKSQLDSTSVDSLFFAAEISRAISGCEIPVSNETRDLLLAAVSEDSTMTQIHRAVSALSSLGLPLASQEVVGSLTARINKEDNVMAITMALQTASQLSQQAELGGILEEIEDLTARLDDLGGLYLQFEEGLEATAMFVTAAYSLSDHVDMEPPIKEDQVIQLVNSIFSKKSWDSLAEAFSVASAAAALSGNRFHVPVVVTAQGPATVSHSQPTLQLLVTDVMSQPLDSANVVVESAYAVASKTAILNQAPFTINDGVFELNFMSSQPASGYYQFTIAVTGDSRLVANHVELKVKVSTEVAVTNMDLSVVDKDQSIGTKTTRVDYPSKAKSSFTADSHQNFAMSFQLVDVNTGVELTPHQTFVRLHNQKTGQEVVFVAEPDSKNLYKFELDTAERKSEFDSISGTYSLNLIVGDATLENPILWNVADVILKFVDEEAPATVQPKTLYVPKPEIQHLFREPEKKPPTVVSNTFTALILSPFLLLLILWVKLGANISSFSFSPSTILFHLGHAAMLGLMYVYWTHLNMFQTLKYLAIIGGVTFLAGNRMLAQKAVKRIAAEQSSRLAKYRSLR, encoded by the exons ATGGACCGGTCTA GGCTGTTCGGGTTGTTCCTTCTCAGCCTGGCTCTTTCCGGAGCTCAGGCGCTCACACCATCACATTACCTCTCCTTGTCTGATGTGGCCCGACTGCAGAACCTCCTGAGCCAGCAGTTCACTGACCTGGAGTCCGCATACTACTCAGTTGTAGGTCTAACCAAGCTGGGAGCAACAGTTCCCGATCACGAA gatGTGTGCCAGTTTGTGAAATCTCAGCTTGATTCCACTAGTGTTGATTCACTCTTCTTTGCTGCTGAGATCAGTCGTGCCATTTCAGGATGTGAG ATCCCTGTATCCAATGAAACCCGCGACCTCCTCCTGGCTGCAGTCAGTGAAGATTCGACCATGACTCAGATTCATCGGGCTGTGAGTGCTCTCAGCTCTCTTGGGCTTCCTCTTGCTTCCCAGGAAGTTGTAGGTTCCTTGACAGCCCGGATCAACAAAGAGGATAATGTTATGGC CATCACCATGGCTCTGCAAACAGCATCCCAGCTTTCCCAGCAGGCAGAGCTCGGAGGAATACTGGAAGAAATTGAG GATCTGACAGCTCGCTTGGATGACCTCGGTGGCCTCTACCTCCAGTTTGAAGAGGGACTCGAAGCAACCGCCATGTTTGTGACCGCTGCTTATTCCCTGTCAGATCACGTGGACATGGAGCCTCCTATCAAAGAG GATCAGGTCATCCAGCTGGTGAATTCTATCTTCAGCAAGAAATCCTGGGActctctggctgaggctttcAGTGTGGCAAGCGCCGCCGCTGCTCTGTCCGGCAACCGCTTCCACGTACCGGTAGTCGTCACTGCTCAGGGCCCAGCTACTGTTTCCCACAGCCAGCCAACCCTGCAG CTCCTTGTCACTGATGTCATGTCTCAACCACTAGACTCAGCCAACGTAGTGGTGGAATCTGCATACGCTGTGGCCTCGAAGACTGCCATTCTCAACCAAGCACCATTCACAATTAATGA cGGCGTCTTTGAACTGAACTTCAtgtccagccagccagccagcggATATTACCAGTTCACCATTGCGGTGACCGGGGACAGCCGGCTGGTTGCCAATCATGTCGAG CTTAAAGTGAAGGTGTCCACAGAGGTGGCTGTGACCAACATGGACCTCTCTGTGGTGGATAAGGACCAGAGCATCGGCACAAAGACCACCAG GGTGGACTATCCTTCCAAAGCTAAGAGCTCCTTCACAGCAGACAGCCACCAGAACTTTGCCATGTCCTTCCAGCTGGTTGATGTTAACACTGGAGTGGAGCTCACACCTCACCAG ACCTTTGTACGGCTGCACAATCAGAAAACTGGCCAGGAGGTCGTGTTTGTGGCCGAACCCGACAGCAAGAACCTGTACAAGTTTGAGTTGGACACAGCCGAGCGGAAATCGGAATTCGACTCCATCTCTGGCACCTATTCTCTCAACCTCATCGTTGGAGACGCCACTTTAGAGAATCCCATCCTGTGGAACGTG GCCGACGTCATTCTGAAGTTCGTGGATGAGGAGGCCCCGGCAACAGTTCAACCTAAGACTCTTTATGTACCCAAACCAGAGATTCAG CATCTGTTCAGGGAACCTGAGAAGAAGCCCCCCACAGTGGTTTCCAACACCTTCACTGCACTCATCCTGTCTcccttcctgctgctgctcattctg TGGGTCAAGCTCGGCGCCAACATCTCCAGCTTCAGCTTCTCTCCGAGCACCATCCTGTTCCATCTGGGACACGCAG CCATGCTGGGCCTGATGTACGTCTACTGGACCCACCTGAACATGTTCCAGACTCTGAAGTACCTGGCAATCATCGGCGGTGTAACTTTCCTTGCTGGAAACCGCATGCTGGCCCAGAAAGCAGTGAAGAG GATTGCTGCAGAGCAAAGTAGTAGATTGGCAAAGTATAGAAGCCTTCGATAA